One genomic segment of Erythrolamprus reginae isolate rEryReg1 chromosome 2, rEryReg1.hap1, whole genome shotgun sequence includes these proteins:
- the ZBTB39 gene encoding zinc finger and BTB domain-containing protein 39 — MGMRIKLNSTDHPNNLLKELNKSRLTESMCDVTIVVGSRSFPAHRAVLACAAGYFQNLFLNTGLDAARTYVVDFITPANFEKILNFVYTSELFTDLINVGVIYEVAEKLGMDDLLKACHSTFPDLEKSAVTKQLSASNESRPSGALVEANHSLGESRNSGEQLGSERNCNMHAEASSGYKEDPTNDVSHNLIHPQTPKAEEQDATGSFTGAMSIMTQAGLGNINMAVQTTLNSCQQYKIQSNGDYNKSNLFASDVSLDISTSSNSCPSNSDHSKDHVFGPMDELQLEDLGEEDLHFEDPSEELGAAEEVIELSDDSEEELSFENDSRENKAMPCQVCKKVLEPNIQLIRQHARDHVDLLTGNCKVCETHFQDRNSRVTHVLSHIGIFLFSCDMCETKFFTQWQLNLHRREGVFDNNIIVHPSDPLIGKVNLFNGDLACAACRKPLAKDFHVVRGHVLDHVNVKGQICGICDQQHLNLCSLMWHTLSHLGISVFSCSICASSFVDRHLLEKHVAVHQSMEEALFRCHYCGQAFKLEAAYRYHVSQHKCNSTLDLVRPNFGDRLHQQALQKRKLTEKFLNEDVALQNQPGNSKYSCKVCGKRFAHTSEFNYHRRIHTGEKPYQCKVCHKFFRGRSTIKCHLKTHSGALMYRCTVCGHYSSTLNLMSKHIGVHKGSLPPDFTIEQTFMYIIHSKDAEKNTES; from the coding sequence ATGGGCATGAGGATCAAACTGAATAGCACTGACCATCCAAATAACTTGTTGAAGGAACTTAACAAATCTCGATTGACGGAGTCTATGTGTGACGTCACCATTGTTGTAGGTAGCCGTTCCTTCCCCGCACACAGAGCAGTGTTGGCATGTGCAGCAGGCTATTTCCAGAATCTTTTCCTGAATACAGGATTGGATGCTGCCCGCACTTATGTAGTGGATTTCATCACTCCAGCCAACTTTGAAAAGATTCTGAACTTTGTTTATACATCGGAGCTCTTCACAGACCTTATAAACGTGGGTGTCATTTATGAGGTTGCTGAAAAATTGGGCATGGATGATTTGCTGAAGGCTTGCCATTCTACCTTCCCAGACTTGGAAAAGTCAGCTGTCACTAAACAGCTTTCTGCCTCAAATGAAAGCCGGCCTAGTGGTGCTTTAGTTGAAGCAAACCATTCTCTAGGTGAAAGTCGAAATAGCGGGGAACAACTAGGATCAGAGCGAAATTGCAATATGCATGCTGAAGCATCCTCTGGCTACAAAGAAGATCCTACCAATGATGTTAGCCACAATTTGATACATCCACAGACTCCCAAAGCTGAAGAGCAGGATGCAACAGGGTCATTTACTGGTGCCATGAGTATAATGACCCAGGCTGGCCTCGGTAATATTAACATGGCTGTTCAAACCACTCTGAACTCTTGCCAGCAATATAAGATCCAGAGCAACGGGGATTATAACAAAAGCAATCTTTTCGCCTCCGATGTCTCCTTAGATATATCAACAAGTAGCAATTCCTGCCCCAGTAATAGTGACCATTCCAAAGATCACGTTTTTGGGCCAATGGATGAATTGCagctggaagacttgggggaggaaGACCTGCACTTTGAAGATCCCAGTGAAGAGCTGGGTGCTGCGGAGGAGGTGATAGAGCTGAGCGATGATAGCGAGGAGGAGCTATCCTTTGAGAACGACAGCCGGGAAAACAAGGCCATGCCTTGTCAAGTGTGCAAAAAGGTTTTGGAGCCCAACATTCAGTTAATCCGTCAGCATGCCAGGGATCACGTGGACCTTCTGACTGGCAATTGCAAGGTTTGTGAGACCCACTTCCAAGACAGGAACTCTAGGGTCACTCATGTCCTGTCGCACATTGGGATATTCCTTTTTTCCTGTGATATGTGTGAGACCAAGTTTTTCACCCAGTGGCAGCTGAACCTTCATCGCCGAGAAGGGGTGTTTGACAACAATATCATTGTCCATCCCAGTGACCCTCTGATAGGGAAGGTCAATTTGTTCAATGGGGATTTGGCATGTGCTGCTTGTAGGAAACCACTGGCCAAAGACTTTCATGTGGTCCGTGGCCATGTCTTGGACCACGTGAACGTGAAAGGCCAAATATGTGGCATATGTGACCAGCAACATCTCAACCTTTGCAGCCTGATGTGGCACACACTTTCCCACTTGGGAATTTCTGTCTTCTCTTGCTCTATCTGTGCCAGTAGTTTCGTGGATAGACATCTTTTGGAGAAACACGTGGCTGTCCACCAAAGTATGGAAGAAGCTCTCTTCCGCTGTCATTACTGCGGCCAGGCTTTCAAACTTGAAGCTGCGTATCGCTACCATGTTAGTCAGCACAAGTGTAACTCTACCTTGGACCTCGTCCGGCCAAACTTTGGCGACCGTCTTCATCAGCAAGCATTGCAAAAGCGGAAGCTGACGGAGAAATTCCTAAACGAGGACGTGGCTCTCCAGAACCAACCTGGGAACAGTAAATATAGCTGTAAGGTTTGTGGGAAAAGGTTTGCTCACACCAGCGAATTCAACTACCACCGgcggatccacacaggggagaagccctaTCAGTGCAAAGTGTGTCACAAGTTCTTCCGCGGACGTTCTACCATCAAGTGTCATCTGAAGACACATTCTGGGGCCCTCATGTACCGGTGCACTGTTTGTGGCCACTATAGTTCCACCCTTAACCTTATGAGCAAGCATATAGGTGTGCACAAAGGGAGCCTCCCACCAGACTTCACCATTGAGCAAACTTTCATGTACATCATTCATTCCAAAGATGCAGAAAAAAACACAGAGAGTTGA
- the GPR182 gene encoding G-protein coupled receptor 182, whose amino-acid sequence MGESESFPPFNEAHHNFTEILKMFNHTFSTCDLGLDDGVKRVFLFVLYLIIFVVGLVENLLVIWVNWQNRNHRNLVNLYIFNMALADLGVVLSLPIFMLEVVLNYTWHWGGFLCRFSHYFYFANMYSSIFFLTCLSVDRYVSLTTSSHFWHQRQHLVRRITCCCIWAFAAILPLPEVVHMEVTDTIEPLCYFIAPGEAHMEWLIGLTLLAVLIGFLIPFTIMAVFNILTARHIKRSDKPESRKNCSLIYSYIIVFLISWLPFHLTLLIFTFEETNVYFHCYVYEFLYFFYDVIECFSFVHCVVNPILYNFLSKNFQGKLISAVVRYIPKNHMEQKDRGGSSSNTQHSVVITQDKASPI is encoded by the coding sequence ATGGGAGAATCGGAATCCTTCCCCCCTTTCAATGAAGCACACCACAACTTCACAGAAATTCTCAAGATGTTCAATCACACCTTCAGCACTTGTGATTTGGGACTGGATGATGGCGTTAAACGGGTCTTTCTCTTCGTTCTCTATCTCATCATCTTTGTGGTGGGATTGGTGGAGAATCTCCTGGTCATTTGGGTCAACTGGCAGAACCGAAACCACCGGAACTTGGTCAACCTATACATTTTCAACATGGCCCTTGCAGACCTCGGGGTGGTCCTCTCCTTACCAATCTTTATGTTGGAAGTGGTGCTTAATTACACCTGGCATTGGGGGGGCTTCCTCTGTCGCTTCTCCCACTATTTTTACTTTGCCAACATGTACAGCAGTATTTTCTTTCTCACCTGCCTCAGTGTCGATCGGTATGTGTCCCTGACAACTTCCTCCCACTTCTGGCACCAACGGCAACATCTTGTGCGAAGGATCACCTGTTGCTGCATATGGGCCTTCGCGGCCATCCTCCCTTTGCCAGAGGTGGTACACATGGAGGTAACTGACACCATTGAGCCCCTGTGTTACTTTATAGCCCCAGGGGAGGCCCACATGGAGTGGCTCATCGGTCTCACCCTCCTTGCTGTCTTAATTGGGTTCCTTATCCCGTTCACCATCATGGCTGTCTTCAACATATTGACCGCCAGGCACATCAAGCGTAGTGACAAGCCAGAGAGCAGAAAAAACTGCTCCCTCATCTATTCTTACATAATTGTCTTCTTGATCAGCTGGCTGCCTTTCCACCTAACTTTGCTGATCTTCACCTTTGAGGAAACAAATGTATACTTCCACTGCTATGTGTATGAGTTCCTGTACTTCTTCTACGACGTCATAGAATGTTTCAGCTTTGTGCATTGTGTGGTCAATCCCATCCTGTACAACTTCCTGAGCAAGAACTTCCAAGGGAAGCTGATCTCTGCGGTGGTCCGATACATTCCAAAAAACCACATGGAGCAGAAGGACAGAGGTGGCTCTTCCTCCAACACCCAACACTCGGTAGTCATCACCCAAGACAAGGCCTCGCCAATTTAA